The sequence below is a genomic window from Salinispira pacifica.
CCGGGACCTTTTTGAGCAGGGCCGGAAAAACGCCCCCTGTATCATTTTTATCGATGAACTGGATGCCGTGGGACGCACCCGTGGCGCCGGGTACGGCGGCGGACACGACGAACGTGAGCAGACTCTGAATCAAATGCTGGTGGAGATGGACGGATTCGATACCTCCGAAGGGGTTATTATCCTTGCCGCAACCAACAGAGCGGATGTACTGGACCCCGCGCTGCTGCGCCCCGGCCGTTTTGACCGGCGGGTGGTTGTTGATATGCCCGATATGAATGAACGACTGGCAATTCTTAAAATTCATGCCTCCAAGATTCCCCTGGATCCTGATGTGCAGCTGGAAGTGATCGCCAGGGCAACCCCCGGGGCATCCGGTGCGGATATCGCCAATCTGGTGAACGAGGCGGCTCTTCAGGCGGCACGCCACAATCATAAATACGTACGGCGGGATGATTTTGAAGAAGCCCGTGACAAGGTGTTCATGGGAGTTGCCCGGAAATCCAAAACATTCTCCATGGAAGAGAACCGGTGGAAGGCATACCACGAAGCAGGACACGCCCTGCTGCATTACTATCTGGAAAATGCCGACCCCCTTCACAAGGTGGATATTATTCCCCGGGGTTCAGCCGGAGGCATTACCTGGAGTCTTCCCGAAAAGGAAACCTATATTCAGAAGAAAGGCTGGCTGGAAGACAGAATATCCATCAGCTACGGCGGTATGATTGCCGAGAAATTAGAGTATAATGAAACAAGTACCGGGGTTTCCAACGACCTGAAACAGGCAACCGACATCGCCCGTCATATGGTATGCAATTGGGGAATGAGCAGTCTTGGCCCCATTGCGCTGGGACAGGATGAACAACCCATCTTCCTTGGAAAGGAAATCGCCCGGCATAATGACTATTCCGACAGTCTGGCGGAAAAGATCGATCAGGAGATGCGGAAAATCCTGGATGCAGCATATTCACGGGCGGAGAAGATTCTCTCCGACCACAAGGATAAGCTGGACAGTCTGGCGGAAGAGCTGGTACGGAAGGAAACTCTCAGCGATGAGGAAGTACGCAAACTGTTGGGTTTTCCTCCCGCTCAAACAGGTGACGACCATGATTCAATTGCATCCGAAGCCCGGGAAAAAGAGCAGCAAAAACGGGAAGAAAGGCATGCATCCAAGGAAACTCCTCGGGATGATCAACGGGAAAATGCTCAAAACAAAGATGTTCATAGCAATGATGTTCAAAAAAATGATGAACGGCCTTCGGAGGGTGAGGACGCATCCGGCACAGAAGGTAATTCATAACCTGACTGCCTCCCGCTCCAACGGGGCGCGGTCACAACAGATCTCCCGGGATCAAAAACAGATAGGAAATATCTCCACCCCGAAACAGCTGCGAAAGATTCTTTTTGCAGCTGTTTCTTTGTTCATCCTTGTTGCATCTCCTGCCTTTTCCCAGATTGATGAGAGCAGCGTAGAGCGGATGAACCGGCGAATTTCCAGTGCCATGGTGGAGGAACTGCTGAACGGCAGCACCGGAGTATCCCAACTGGATCCGGATCAACGCAGAATGCTGGCGCTCCGGGCCCTGGAATATGATGCCCAAAACAGCGATGCCCGTATGCTCCTGGGGGAAATCCAGCTGGAGCAGGGAGAGTATGTACAGGCCCTGTATTCCATCAATACCGCACTGCTGTCCGGACAATGGCGCTACATTTCCCGTATTGATGCACTGATCAGGAAACTGGATATTCAGCTCCGGCTTAAAAACTATGCGCCCATTGCTGCGGACTATTCCCGGAGTTGGGAGGAGCACATTAACTCTCCGGATATGCTCATCCGGATCGCTCTGGGGTTATTTCTTCACGGGGATGCCCCCCGGGCCCGGGCAATCTGCCGAAGGGCCGGTGAGCGCTATCCCGAGGACCTTCGCTTTCCCCTTCTTCAGAAAGAATTCACCTCTCCCCCGTTCGCCGGGGATGCCCAGTTTTTACGGTCAGTTCTCACATCCCGTAATCTCCCTTCACCGGATGCGGGATCAGATACTGTGCAGGAAGCGGGACCGGAGGCAGCATCCGCTGCCGGCGCTCTCCGGGAACGGCTCAGGGCATCAGTTCTGGTTCAGCTTCTCCAGATGGAAGAAGGCGCTGCACGGCAACGCCTGCTGAGGGCCTTCAGCTCTGCGGGGTTTGAAGATCCCCTTCTGAGCCTGCTTGAGATCCAGGAGACCTCATATGACCGCCGGGATGAACTGCTGCTGAACGAACTGGATCCGGAAATCTTCAGGGATTACTTTCTGCTTACCGGGGTCCTGGATACGGACTTCAGTAATTCCGGCCGCAACCGTGAAGTGTTTGCAGAACTACTGAGGCGCACACCTTATCTGGGGGTGGATACAACCAGGAACGGAGTTGACGAGTTGGCCATTCAGTACCGCAGCGGAATGCTCGAAAGTCTTCGGCTGGACTGGAATCAGGACGGAACAGATGAGATGGAAATTCGTTTTCACCGGGATATCAGCGGCATTGCCGTACCCGGAAGTCTCATCCTGAATGAAGGTTCCCGCCGGTTGGAAATTCTCTACGACCAGTATCCGGGGATATTCCGTGCCCGCCTCATCCTCCAATCACCTCGGGAAACAGCTGCTATAGATCCTCCTTCCATGACAGGTTCTGAGCTTCCTGCCGTTATTGGGGGATTTCCGCCGGGAACGGTGGAACAGCGGGATTACTTTACATCACGGATGGATGTTGAGCTTCCTGTGCTGGAGTATGTAAACATTGAAGATAACCCTCGGCAGATTTCTGGAATGCTTCAGGCCATACCGGCCTATCTCCGGGGCCGGCTGGACTGGCAGTCTCTGCCCCTGGCCCTTCAGTCAGGGGATGGACAGAGCCCTGCCCGTGATTTTATAAAACTCCTGCCACTGCCTGACCTGGACCGGATTATTGACCTCCTTTCACCGCATATATATCTTGTGGAGAGCAGAATCATGGAATCGGGAAATTCTGGTAATCAGGAAATCCGCCAAACCAGGTTCGAATCCGGGGAAATAATCGCCTCCAGATATAATTTTGATGCGGATGCCGATTTTGAGCTGATTCATATTTTCGGTAAACAGGGGCTGGAAAGCAGCCTGCGTATGGATGATCTGGGCAGCGTGTACCTGGCCGAATACGGGGATGACGGTAATCTGAGCTCACAGATCCTCTATTCCCCGGCTGAGCGTTACAGAATTCCAGAAGAACTCTCCCTGTTTCTTGGGATGGGAGGCTGGAGTATTCCAGTGAATCCACCGGAAAACGGGGAATGATCCCGGCAGTAACGGTATGAAATCTATCAACTGCAGCAGGTGTACGCCTGTGAGCGTCACGAAACAAGGATGAATATGCAGCAGAATCGGAACAATCGACGGCTTGTGTTTCTCAAAGCATTCACCATACTCACAGGATTCATCATCCTGTTATCTTCCTGTGTATCCCCCGGCATCGTAATCAGCGACAATCCGCCCCCGGAGCATATGGAATATATCGGTCAGCGGCTGGAGGAACTTCTTGATTCAAACGATCCTGACCACATGGTTCAGGCGGGAGTGCTGGTGTCCCGGGAAATCAGTCGGGGCCGTCTGGAGGCCGAAGATGCCCGGCTATATCTTCAGCGCATCGTTCAGGGGTTTGAGCGGGCGTTGGTGAGCGGCAGCTCATCCCCGGAAATCGAAACTCAACCGACGGAAACCCCTGACACTTCTGAAGATTCTGCCGACGATAGCGCTGCAACGGAAACCCGAACAGAAACCCAAACAGATACCCGAACAGAATCAACGACGGCACAGGAAATAGAGCGGCAGCAGCTCAGGATTGAGAACCTGCAAGCTCTGCTGGAATTTTCCCGCCTTATCGGAGCATCCGAGGAGTCGTTGCATCTTTCCGGGGAACTGACCGGGGACCTGAAAGACACCCTCTCTTTTCAGGGATCCGGAGGGGCAGAATTCGGCGGGGAAACTTCCGGGGAGTTTCTGTTCAGGAAAGCCGAGGCATACCGGCGTGCAGGATCCTTCAGTCAGGCCCTGCATACCCTGTACCGGGCGTACAGCGAACTGGGAGCTGCCTGGTTCCGTGATGCCCGGGTATCCCAGGAAGCCCTTGAGTGGTACGCCGAACAGGCCCGGATATTCAATAATCGTGAACTGCTTGCCATGCTGGTTCGCAGCATTGAAGCAAATTACGCCCTGGATGAGGCCGGGGAATCCCGGATGGACGGCTACAGAACATTCATCTCGTCCCCCTGGCAGGCTTCCACCGGTGTGTCTGCCAGCGTCACCGTCTGGGTGGACAAGGGACTCCGGGTGCAGAACCGGGTGGGGGTACCCGAACGGAGTATCGGCACGGGATTTTATGTTGATCCCCGGGGATATATCATTACCAATTATCATGTGATCGAAAGCGAAGTTGATCCTGAGTATGAAGGGAAGAGCGAACTCTTTGTACGCCCCGGAAACAACCCCCAGCTGCGCATCCCTGCAAGAGTTGTAGGATATGATGCGGTGTTCGACATCGCCCTTCTGAAAGCGGAAACCGATGCTCCTGAAGTGCTAAGCTTCCAAAGTTCTTCAATTCTCAATCCCGGAAGTCCTCTGTACGCGGTGGGCTCCCCGGGAGGGCTGGAAAATACTGTGACCAGCGGCATTGTTTCCGCCGGGGGCAGGAGATTTCTCCAGCTGGGAGATTCGCTTCAGATCGATGCACCCATTAATCCGGGCAACAGCGGCGGACCGCTCTTTGACCGGGAAGGCAGGCTGGTGGGAGTGGTGTTCGCCGGAATTGAACAGTTTGAAGGGGTGAATTTCGCTATCCCCTCGGACTGGATACATCTCTTTTTCTCCCGTCTGTTCAGCCAGGGAGCCGTTGAACATCCCTGGCTGGGCGTCTCGTTGCAGAAACATCCCCGCGGACTCGAGGTGCTCTATGTTGCCCCCGGGTCTCCCGCCATGGAGGCGGGGTTCAAAGTGGGAGAGATTATCAGCTCCATCGACGGCCGGGCCGTATCAGGGATTTCAGAGGCTCAGGAACTCATTCTTCAGGAGACGGTGGGCAGGTTGCACGTGGTGCAGGTTCTCAGCGGCAACGGTGACCGGTTGACCCGTCTGGTCCAAAGCCGGGTACGCCCTGAGGTACCCCTGGAAAATGTGCTGGATGATCAGCTTGTGGACAGCTGGCTGCCACCCTTGTTCGGGATCCGGGTTGAGGCTGTGGACAGCAGAGCTTTGAGAAGCGAATATATAATTACCAGAGTGTATCCCGGAAGCATCGCCGATGAATCAGGCATCAGCGAGAACGATCCTTTCGAACTTCTGGACTGGTATATCGACCGGGACCAGGATGTAGCCGTACTCCAGATATTCATTCAGAAACGCAGCGGCGGATATCTGCGGGAAGGAATACAGCTGGCTAATTATATTGAAATTAACAGCTTTCTCTAATTGATACCCCGTCCCGGCCGGACTATACTGAAGATCATCGGTGGACTAAATGGATAATACTCAGAAAGAGCCTCTCATTATCATTGTGGATTCTAACCAGTATCCGGATACCCGTATCCGTGAGGCCCTCGGGGAGGCCGGATACTCCAAACAGCTGGTGGTACACGATGTCCCAAGTCTGGAGGCTCTCTTCGATAAAACCAGCTGGGACTGCCCCCACTGCATTTTCATCAATATTCATGCGGATATGCTCTATGATCCCTTTCACCCCCTCAGGGATCTTCGGATTCAGTTTCTCATGCCCGCCGTGGTGTTCGGAGATGATGAGGGTGACTGGCGGCACAGTGCCTATTTCGGGGGGAATCTGTTCACCCGTCTGAAGCCCCCGTATGGAAAAGAGGATCTGCAGGAAATTATTACCCGGCTCCAGGAAGGTTCCCCCCAGGATTATTCCAATCCCCTCAGTTCCAACTGGCTCTATGCGGCAATCAATTCGGTAAAAGACGGCGTACTCATAATGGATGATGAACACA
It includes:
- the ftsH gene encoding ATP-dependent zinc metalloprotease FtsH, which gives rise to MNFNFKNNRFALLMLIAVLVSFIFFFLPGVSPQGNEIDYSQFLNYLESGVIQQVNIIGNTVIEGRMQRNGEVQTFTTRIPYVDEALITRLEEEGVAFGGEKSPTSPMMVLVNLFPWVIGIFFIWFMLRQLQGNGNKAFSFGKSKAKMYADDGKKVIFSDVAGQKEAKYELQEVVEFLKNPKKFEDMGAKIPKGVLLVGMPGTGKTLLAKATAGEAGVKFFHMSGSDFVEMFVGVGASRVRDLFEQGRKNAPCIIFIDELDAVGRTRGAGYGGGHDEREQTLNQMLVEMDGFDTSEGVIILAATNRADVLDPALLRPGRFDRRVVVDMPDMNERLAILKIHASKIPLDPDVQLEVIARATPGASGADIANLVNEAALQAARHNHKYVRRDDFEEARDKVFMGVARKSKTFSMEENRWKAYHEAGHALLHYYLENADPLHKVDIIPRGSAGGITWSLPEKETYIQKKGWLEDRISISYGGMIAEKLEYNETSTGVSNDLKQATDIARHMVCNWGMSSLGPIALGQDEQPIFLGKEIARHNDYSDSLAEKIDQEMRKILDAAYSRAEKILSDHKDKLDSLAEELVRKETLSDEEVRKLLGFPPAQTGDDHDSIASEAREKEQQKREERHASKETPRDDQRENAQNKDVHSNDVQKNDERPSEGEDASGTEGNS
- a CDS encoding tetratricopeptide repeat protein codes for the protein MMFKKMMNGLRRVRTHPAQKVIHNLTASRSNGARSQQISRDQKQIGNISTPKQLRKILFAAVSLFILVASPAFSQIDESSVERMNRRISSAMVEELLNGSTGVSQLDPDQRRMLALRALEYDAQNSDARMLLGEIQLEQGEYVQALYSINTALLSGQWRYISRIDALIRKLDIQLRLKNYAPIAADYSRSWEEHINSPDMLIRIALGLFLHGDAPRARAICRRAGERYPEDLRFPLLQKEFTSPPFAGDAQFLRSVLTSRNLPSPDAGSDTVQEAGPEAASAAGALRERLRASVLVQLLQMEEGAARQRLLRAFSSAGFEDPLLSLLEIQETSYDRRDELLLNELDPEIFRDYFLLTGVLDTDFSNSGRNREVFAELLRRTPYLGVDTTRNGVDELAIQYRSGMLESLRLDWNQDGTDEMEIRFHRDISGIAVPGSLILNEGSRRLEILYDQYPGIFRARLILQSPRETAAIDPPSMTGSELPAVIGGFPPGTVEQRDYFTSRMDVELPVLEYVNIEDNPRQISGMLQAIPAYLRGRLDWQSLPLALQSGDGQSPARDFIKLLPLPDLDRIIDLLSPHIYLVESRIMESGNSGNQEIRQTRFESGEIIASRYNFDADADFELIHIFGKQGLESSLRMDDLGSVYLAEYGDDGNLSSQILYSPAERYRIPEELSLFLGMGGWSIPVNPPENGE
- a CDS encoding S1C family serine protease, translating into MQQNRNNRRLVFLKAFTILTGFIILLSSCVSPGIVISDNPPPEHMEYIGQRLEELLDSNDPDHMVQAGVLVSREISRGRLEAEDARLYLQRIVQGFERALVSGSSSPEIETQPTETPDTSEDSADDSAATETRTETQTDTRTESTTAQEIERQQLRIENLQALLEFSRLIGASEESLHLSGELTGDLKDTLSFQGSGGAEFGGETSGEFLFRKAEAYRRAGSFSQALHTLYRAYSELGAAWFRDARVSQEALEWYAEQARIFNNRELLAMLVRSIEANYALDEAGESRMDGYRTFISSPWQASTGVSASVTVWVDKGLRVQNRVGVPERSIGTGFYVDPRGYIITNYHVIESEVDPEYEGKSELFVRPGNNPQLRIPARVVGYDAVFDIALLKAETDAPEVLSFQSSSILNPGSPLYAVGSPGGLENTVTSGIVSAGGRRFLQLGDSLQIDAPINPGNSGGPLFDREGRLVGVVFAGIEQFEGVNFAIPSDWIHLFFSRLFSQGAVEHPWLGVSLQKHPRGLEVLYVAPGSPAMEAGFKVGEIISSIDGRAVSGISEAQELILQETVGRLHVVQVLSGNGDRLTRLVQSRVRPEVPLENVLDDQLVDSWLPPLFGIRVEAVDSRALRSEYIITRVYPGSIADESGISENDPFELLDWYIDRDQDVAVLQIFIQKRSGGYLREGIQLANYIEINSFL